The Xanthomonas indica genome has a segment encoding these proteins:
- a CDS encoding FliI/YscN family ATPase has protein sequence MSALSGTHPGDWLDARNLRLAGRLGRLDLDAAAGRGLIREGILRRAVGLTLEAVGCEAPMGATCKVEVDGGWVDAEVVGFSGDRTSLMPSAETHGLLPNARVVPLHRRGGVEVGEGLLGRVIDSDGVPLDGKGPIRAEGSVGMAGVSINPLAREPITTPLDVGVRAINALLPIGRGQRVGLFAGSGVGKSTLLGMMTRYTAADVIVVGLIGERGREVRDFVETTLGEEGLRRAVVVAAPADRPPLARLHGAYRATAIAEWFRDQGLNVLLLMDSLTRFAQAQREIGLSVGEPPTTRGYPPSVFAKLPALVERAGNGAKGRGSITAFYTVLTEGDDPQDPIADAARAILDGHILLSRRVADSGLYPAIDVESSVSRVVQDIADEPWRLRIRSLKRLVAAYSANRDLITIGAYQRGNDPAVDEALERWPEIMEFLGQDVAKAADLPHSQAALKRLVDREN, from the coding sequence GTGAGCGCCCTGTCCGGCACCCATCCCGGCGACTGGCTGGATGCGCGCAACCTGCGCCTGGCCGGCCGCCTGGGCCGGCTCGACCTGGACGCGGCCGCCGGCCGCGGGCTGATCCGCGAAGGCATCCTGCGCCGCGCGGTCGGCCTGACCCTGGAAGCGGTCGGCTGCGAGGCGCCGATGGGCGCCACCTGCAAGGTCGAGGTCGACGGCGGCTGGGTCGATGCCGAAGTGGTCGGCTTCTCCGGCGACCGCACCTCGCTGATGCCCAGCGCCGAAACCCACGGCCTGCTGCCCAACGCGCGGGTGGTGCCGCTGCACCGCCGCGGCGGCGTGGAAGTGGGCGAAGGCCTGCTCGGCCGGGTCATCGATTCGGACGGCGTGCCGCTGGACGGCAAGGGCCCGATCCGCGCCGAAGGCTCGGTGGGCATGGCCGGCGTGTCGATCAACCCGCTGGCGCGCGAACCGATCACCACCCCGCTGGACGTGGGCGTGCGCGCGATCAACGCGCTGCTGCCGATCGGCCGCGGCCAGCGCGTGGGCCTGTTCGCCGGCTCCGGCGTCGGCAAGTCCACCCTGCTGGGCATGATGACCCGCTACACCGCCGCCGACGTGATCGTGGTCGGGCTGATCGGGGAACGCGGCCGCGAAGTGCGCGACTTCGTCGAGACCACCCTGGGCGAGGAAGGCCTGCGCCGCGCCGTGGTGGTCGCCGCCCCGGCCGACCGTCCGCCGCTGGCGCGCCTGCACGGCGCCTACCGCGCCACCGCCATCGCCGAGTGGTTCCGCGACCAGGGCCTGAACGTGCTGCTGCTGATGGACTCGCTGACCCGCTTCGCCCAGGCCCAGCGCGAGATCGGCCTGTCGGTGGGCGAGCCGCCGACCACCCGCGGCTATCCTCCGTCGGTGTTCGCCAAGCTGCCGGCGCTGGTCGAACGCGCCGGCAACGGCGCCAAGGGCCGCGGCTCGATCACCGCCTTCTACACCGTGCTCACCGAAGGCGACGACCCGCAGGACCCGATCGCCGACGCCGCCCGCGCCATCCTCGACGGCCACATCCTGCTGTCGCGGCGCGTCGCCGACAGCGGGCTGTACCCGGCCATCGACGTCGAGTCCTCGGTCAGCCGCGTGGTCCAGGACATCGCCGACGAGCCGTGGCGCCTGCGCATCCGTTCGCTGAAGCGGCTGGTGGCGGCGTACTCGGCCAACCGCGACTTGATCACCATCGGCGCCTACCAGCGCGGCAACGATCCGGCCGTGGACGAAGCGCTGGAGCGCTGGCCGGAGATCATGGAATTCCTCGGACAGGACGTCGCCAAAGCCGCAGATCTGCCCCACAGCCAGGCCGCCCTGAAGCGGCTGGTCGACCGCGAGAACTAA
- the fliG gene encoding flagellar motor switch protein FliG, whose protein sequence is MNGTQRAAVLLLSLGEADAAEVLKHMDPKEVQKIGIAMATLSGISRDQVEKVMEEFNAELGSKTSLGVGADDYIRNVLVQALGADKAGSLIDRILLGRNTTGLDTLKWMDPRSIADLVRNEHPQIIAIVMAHLDSDQAAEALKLLPERTRADVLMRIATLDGIPPHALNELNEIMERQFSGNQNLKSSNVGGVKVAANILNFLDSGSDQGVLSAISKIDADLGSRIQDLMFVFDNLVELDDRALQTMLREVSGDRLGLALRGADIKVRDKITKNMSQRAAEILLEDMEARGPVRLSDVEAAQKEILAIVRRLADEGVITLGGSGAEAMV, encoded by the coding sequence ATGAATGGCACCCAGCGCGCCGCCGTGCTGCTGCTGTCGCTCGGCGAAGCCGACGCGGCCGAGGTGCTCAAGCACATGGACCCCAAGGAGGTGCAGAAGATCGGCATCGCCATGGCGACGCTGAGCGGCATCTCGCGCGACCAAGTCGAGAAGGTCATGGAAGAGTTCAACGCCGAGCTGGGCAGCAAGACCTCGCTGGGCGTGGGCGCCGACGACTACATCCGCAACGTGCTGGTGCAGGCGCTGGGCGCCGACAAGGCCGGCAGCCTGATCGACCGCATCCTGCTGGGCCGCAACACCACCGGCCTGGACACCCTGAAGTGGATGGACCCGCGCTCCATCGCCGACCTGGTGCGCAACGAGCATCCGCAGATCATCGCCATCGTGATGGCGCACCTGGACAGCGACCAGGCCGCCGAGGCGCTGAAGCTGCTGCCCGAACGCACCCGCGCCGACGTGCTGATGCGCATCGCCACCCTCGACGGCATCCCGCCGCACGCGCTCAACGAGCTCAACGAGATCATGGAGCGGCAGTTCTCCGGCAACCAGAACCTGAAGTCGTCCAACGTCGGCGGGGTCAAGGTCGCGGCCAACATCCTCAACTTCCTCGACAGCGGCTCGGACCAGGGCGTGCTGTCGGCGATCAGCAAGATCGACGCCGACCTGGGCAGCCGCATCCAGGACCTGATGTTCGTGTTCGACAACCTGGTGGAACTGGACGACCGCGCCCTGCAGACCATGCTGCGCGAAGTCAGCGGCGACCGCCTCGGCCTGGCCCTGCGCGGCGCCGACATCAAGGTGCGCGACAAGATCACCAAGAACATGTCCCAGCGCGCCGCCGAGATCCTGCTCGAAGACATGGAAGCGCGCGGTCCGGTGCGCCTGTCCGACGTGGAAGCGGCGCAGAAGGAGATCCTGGCGATCGTGCGGCGCCTGGCCGATGAAGGCGTGATCACCCTGGGCGGCAGCGGTGCGGAGGCCATGGTATGA
- the fliF gene encoding flagellar basal-body MS-ring/collar protein FliF translates to MALAISKETFSSEKAGAWFDRLQSLQITRRIGLMAMIAVAVAAGLFVFFWSQKPAYTPLYTGLDEKGTAEATDLLRTAQIPFKLDPATGAITVPEDKLYDARLKLAGSGLTDNGNMGFEVMEKDPGFGVSQFVENARYQHALETELARTIASLRPVREARVHLAIPKPSAFTRQREAASASVVLELRGGTTLERNQVDAIVNMVASSIPDLSPDRVTVVDQSGRMLTIADPNSDAALNAAQFDQVRRQESAYNQRIRELLEPMTGPGRVNPEVNVDMDFSVVEEARELYNGDPPKLRSEQVSDSSTSTGGPQGAPGATSNSPGSAPGQPGATGAPPAPGTAGTQQAAAATPTESSKSATRNYELDRTLQHTRQPAGRIKRVSVAVLVDHVMRPGAKGKMTEQALSAAELTRIEGLVKQAVGFNAERGDTVSVMNAPFVRQAPEAADKPGWWEDPRVMNGARLLLGAAVVLALLFGVLRPALRQIAGPAPAAAVGHDREGGEPRDAKLSMLDDDNPLLPSLGEDTASLSGGTGGNPAIALPDAYEERLRQAREAVKQDSKRVAQVVKGWVASEA, encoded by the coding sequence ATGGCGCTTGCGATCAGTAAAGAGACGTTCAGCAGCGAAAAGGCAGGCGCCTGGTTCGACCGCCTGCAGAGCCTGCAGATCACCCGTCGCATCGGCCTGATGGCGATGATTGCGGTGGCCGTGGCGGCCGGCCTGTTCGTGTTCTTCTGGTCGCAGAAGCCGGCCTACACCCCGCTCTACACAGGCCTGGACGAGAAAGGCACGGCCGAGGCCACCGACCTGCTGCGCACCGCGCAGATCCCGTTCAAGCTCGACCCGGCCACCGGCGCGATCACCGTGCCGGAGGACAAGCTGTACGACGCGCGGCTGAAGCTGGCCGGTTCCGGCCTGACCGACAACGGCAACATGGGCTTCGAGGTGATGGAGAAGGATCCCGGCTTCGGGGTCAGCCAGTTCGTGGAGAACGCGCGCTACCAGCACGCCCTGGAAACCGAACTGGCGCGCACCATCGCCAGCCTGCGCCCGGTGCGCGAGGCGCGGGTGCACCTGGCCATCCCCAAGCCGAGCGCGTTCACCCGCCAGCGCGAGGCCGCCAGCGCCTCGGTGGTGCTGGAACTGCGCGGCGGCACCACCCTGGAACGCAACCAGGTCGATGCGATCGTCAACATGGTCGCCTCCAGCATCCCCGACCTGTCGCCGGACCGCGTCACCGTGGTCGACCAGAGCGGGCGCATGCTGACCATCGCCGACCCCAACAGCGACGCGGCGCTCAATGCCGCCCAGTTCGACCAGGTGCGGCGCCAGGAAAGCGCCTACAACCAGCGCATCCGCGAGCTGCTGGAGCCGATGACCGGCCCGGGCCGGGTCAATCCGGAAGTGAACGTGGACATGGACTTCTCGGTGGTCGAGGAAGCGCGCGAGCTGTACAACGGCGACCCGCCGAAGCTGCGCAGCGAGCAGGTCAGCGACAGCAGCACCAGCACCGGCGGCCCGCAGGGCGCGCCCGGCGCGACCAGCAACTCGCCGGGCAGCGCGCCGGGCCAGCCGGGCGCGACCGGCGCCCCGCCCGCCCCGGGCACGGCCGGCACCCAGCAGGCCGCCGCCGCGACGCCGACCGAGAGCTCCAAGAGCGCCACCCGCAACTACGAGCTGGACCGCACCCTGCAGCACACCCGGCAGCCGGCCGGCCGCATCAAGCGCGTGTCGGTGGCGGTGCTGGTGGACCACGTGATGCGTCCGGGCGCCAAGGGCAAGATGACCGAACAGGCGCTCAGCGCCGCCGAGCTGACCCGCATCGAAGGCCTGGTCAAGCAGGCGGTGGGCTTCAACGCTGAACGCGGCGACACCGTCTCGGTGATGAACGCCCCGTTCGTCCGCCAGGCCCCGGAAGCGGCCGACAAGCCCGGTTGGTGGGAAGATCCGCGGGTGATGAACGGCGCGCGCCTGCTGCTGGGTGCGGCGGTGGTGCTGGCGCTGCTGTTCGGCGTGCTGCGCCCGGCGCTGCGCCAGATCGCCGGTCCGGCGCCGGCCGCGGCCGTGGGCCACGACCGCGAAGGCGGCGAGCCGCGCGATGCCAAGCTGTCCATGCTCGACGACGACAACCCGCTGCTGCCTTCGCTGGGCGAGGACACCGCCAGCCTCAGCGGCGGCACTGGCGGCAACCCCGCCATCGCCCTGCCCGACGCGTACGAGGAACGGTTGCGCCAGGCCCGCGAAGCGGTCAAACAGGATTCCAAGCGCGTGGCGCAGGTCGTGAAGGGATGGGTCGCCAGTGAAGCCTGA
- the fliE gene encoding flagellar hook-basal body complex protein FliE, whose protein sequence is MSDSISSILSQIRSYQGQVGQAAQTRVGDVGRSHAIEGLTGNQGVQGPSFTETLRNAIGGVNEAQQKSGNLAKAFELGDPSADLAKVMLAAQQSQVAFRATVEVRNRLVQAYQDVMNMPL, encoded by the coding sequence ATGAGCGACTCCATCAGCTCCATTCTTTCGCAGATCCGCAGCTACCAAGGCCAGGTCGGCCAGGCGGCGCAGACGCGGGTGGGCGATGTCGGCCGCAGCCATGCGATCGAAGGCCTGACCGGCAACCAGGGCGTGCAGGGTCCGAGCTTCACCGAGACCCTGCGCAACGCGATCGGCGGCGTGAACGAAGCCCAGCAGAAGTCCGGCAACCTCGCCAAGGCCTTCGAACTGGGCGACCCCAGCGCGGATCTGGCCAAGGTGATGCTGGCCGCGCAACAGTCCCAGGTGGCGTTTCGCGCTACCGTGGAAGTCCGCAACCGACTCGTCCAGGCGTACCAGGACGTGATGAACATGCCGCTGTAA
- a CDS encoding FliH/SctL family protein, whose product MNGNVVRWLAPELDAPLPQAAQSYEDALPDEPVLRPPSLEEIQAIEAAAQHEGFERGHAEGLAQGQAEIRRLTAQIEGILDNFSRPLARLENEVVGALGELAVRIAGSLVGRAYQADPVLLSELVAEALDAVGGARRDVEVRLHPDDIAALTPLLTMMDQGIRLVPDLSLSRGDLRVHAESVRIDGTLEARLRAALETVMRKSGAGL is encoded by the coding sequence ATGAACGGCAACGTGGTGCGCTGGCTGGCGCCGGAACTCGATGCCCCGCTCCCGCAGGCGGCGCAGTCGTACGAGGACGCCCTGCCGGACGAGCCGGTGCTGCGTCCGCCGAGCCTGGAGGAGATCCAGGCGATCGAGGCCGCGGCCCAGCACGAAGGCTTCGAGCGCGGCCATGCCGAGGGCCTGGCCCAGGGCCAGGCCGAGATCCGCCGCCTGACCGCGCAGATCGAAGGCATCCTGGACAACTTCTCGCGGCCGCTGGCGCGGCTGGAGAACGAAGTGGTCGGCGCGCTCGGCGAACTGGCCGTGCGCATCGCCGGCAGCCTGGTCGGCCGCGCCTACCAGGCCGACCCCGTGCTGCTGTCGGAACTGGTCGCCGAGGCGCTGGACGCGGTCGGCGGCGCGCGCCGCGACGTCGAGGTGCGCCTGCACCCGGACGACATCGCCGCGCTGACCCCGCTGCTGACGATGATGGACCAGGGCATCCGGCTGGTGCCGGACCTGAGCCTGAGCCGCGGCGACCTGCGCGTGCACGCCGAATCGGTGCGCATCGACGGCACCCTCGAGGCGCGCCTGCGCGCGGCCCTGGAAACGGTGATGCGCAAGTCCGGAGCAGGCCTGTGA